The following are encoded together in the Hoplias malabaricus isolate fHopMal1 chromosome 3, fHopMal1.hap1, whole genome shotgun sequence genome:
- the her6 gene encoding hairy-related 6 — MPADMMEKTSSSPVAATPASMNTTPDKPKTASEHRKSSKPIMEKRRRARINESLGQLKTLILDALKKDSSRHSKLEKADILEMTVKHLRNMQRAQMTAALNTDPTVLGKYRAGFSECMNEVTRFLSTCEGVNAEVRTRLLGHLANCMTQINAMNYPTQHQIAASHPHPTFAQSMVQIPSATPQANVLPLSGVPCKSGSSSNLSPESTKVYGGFQLVPATDGQFAFLIPNAAFAPSGPVIPVYANNSSTPVPAAVSPGAPSVTSDSVWRPW; from the exons ATGCCTGCTGATATGATGGAAAAAACCAGCTCTTCTCCGGTGGCCGCGACCCCGGCGAGCATGAACACAACCCCGGATAAACCCAAGACCGCCTCCGAGCACAGAAAG TCGTCCAAACCCATTATGGAGAAAAGGAGACGAGCCAGGATCAACGAAAGCCTGGGACAACTCAAAACGCTAATATTGGACGCGCTGAAAAAAGAT AGTTCCAGACACTCGAAACTGGAGAAGGCGGATATCCTGGAGATGACTGTGAAACATCTCAGAAACATGCAGCGAGCACAAATGACCG CGGCTTTGAACACAGACCCCACAGTTCTTGGAAAATACAGAGCTGGATTCAGCGAGTGCATGAATGAGGTTACTCGATTCCTGTCCACCTGTGAAGGGGTTAATGCAGAGGTCAGGACACGGCTGCTGGGTCACTTAGCCAACTGCATGACGCAGATCAACGCCATGAACTATCCCACGCAGCATCAGATAGCTGCCAGCCACCCGCACCCCACCTTCGCTCAGTCAATGGTCCAGATCCCCAGCGCAACACCCCAAGCCAATGTGCTGCCCCTCAGTGGAGTACCCTGCAAAAGTGGGTCCTCTTCCAACTTGTCGCCGGAATCAACAAAAGTGTATGGAGGCTTCCAGCTTGTACCGGCCACAGATGGACAGTTTGCCTTTTTGATTCCGAACGCTGCTTTTGCACCCAGCGGCCCCGTAATCCCAGTGTATGCCAACAACTCCAGCACACCCGTTCCAGCCGCAGTGTCTCCGGGGGCACCATCAGTCACCTCAGACTCTGTGTGGAGACCCTGGTAG